One Streptomyces sp. V4I8 genomic window carries:
- a CDS encoding aldo/keto reductase → MRTTTLGGSTVQVSELALGCAALGNLFRPVTDEAAHATVEAAWDAGIRTFDTAPHYGLGLSERRLGAALRDRPRDTYTLSTKVGRLLVPDLEGDDGDDLAHGFAVSATHRRVWDFSADGVLRSLEASLERLGLDRVDVALLHDPDDHADQALREAYPTMERLRDEGVIGAIGVGMNQSALPARFLRETDIDVVLLAGRYTLLEQDSLTELLPEAAARGRSVVIGGVFNSGLLTAPRPGATYDYAPAPQPVLDRALRLLAVCERHGVPLRAAALRFPFGHRAVASVLTGARTPEEVRDTVEQLRRPIPEALWDELRAEGLLDQDTPVPAATPVGEAAPTGEAMPSKEPS, encoded by the coding sequence GTGAGGACCACCACGCTGGGCGGCAGCACGGTACAGGTCTCGGAACTGGCGCTTGGCTGCGCCGCCCTCGGCAACCTCTTCCGTCCGGTCACCGACGAGGCCGCCCACGCCACGGTGGAGGCGGCCTGGGACGCCGGCATCCGCACCTTCGACACCGCGCCCCACTACGGTCTCGGCCTGTCGGAACGGCGGCTCGGCGCCGCGCTGCGCGACCGCCCCCGTGACACCTACACCCTCTCCACCAAGGTGGGCCGGCTTCTCGTGCCGGACCTGGAGGGCGACGACGGTGACGACCTCGCCCATGGGTTCGCCGTCTCGGCCACCCACCGCCGGGTCTGGGACTTCAGCGCCGACGGAGTGCTGCGCTCCCTGGAGGCCAGCCTGGAACGTCTCGGCCTCGACCGCGTCGACGTGGCCCTGCTGCACGACCCCGACGACCACGCCGACCAGGCGTTGCGCGAGGCGTACCCGACTATGGAGCGGCTGCGCGACGAAGGCGTGATCGGAGCGATCGGCGTCGGGATGAACCAGTCCGCCCTGCCCGCCCGGTTCCTGCGCGAGACCGACATCGACGTGGTGCTGCTGGCCGGCCGCTACACCCTCCTGGAACAGGACTCGCTCACCGAACTGCTCCCGGAGGCGGCCGCCCGCGGCCGGAGCGTGGTCATCGGCGGGGTCTTCAACTCCGGGCTGCTGACGGCCCCTCGGCCCGGCGCCACATACGACTACGCACCCGCTCCGCAGCCGGTCCTCGACCGGGCGCTGCGGCTCCTCGCGGTCTGCGAACGCCATGGCGTGCCGCTGCGTGCCGCCGCGCTGCGCTTCCCGTTCGGCCATCGCGCGGTCGCGAGCGTCCTGACCGGCGCGCGTACCCCCGAGGAGGTGCGCGACACGGTGGAGCAGCTGCGGCGCCCGATTCCGGAGGCGCTGTGGGACGAGTTGCGCGCCGAGGGCCTGCTGGACCAGGACACCCCCGTCCCCGCAGCCACACCGGTGGGCGAAGCCGCGCCGACCGGGGAAGCCATGCCGTCGAAGGAGCCGTCATGA
- a CDS encoding L-rhamnose mutarotase produces MRVALHTKVRADRIEEYEAAHREVPEELTAAIRAAGVREWTIWRSGTDLFHVLEVENYQAVIAELDKLPVNIAWQARMADLLDIVHDYSAQGAEASLPVVWQL; encoded by the coding sequence ATGAGGGTTGCCCTGCACACCAAGGTCCGTGCCGACCGCATCGAGGAGTACGAGGCCGCGCACCGCGAGGTGCCCGAGGAGCTCACCGCCGCCATCCGCGCCGCGGGGGTGCGGGAGTGGACGATCTGGCGCAGCGGCACGGACCTGTTCCATGTGCTGGAGGTCGAAAACTACCAGGCGGTGATCGCCGAACTCGACAAGCTGCCCGTCAACATCGCCTGGCAGGCCCGGATGGCCGACCTGCTCGACATCGTCCACGACTACTCCGCGCAGGGTGCGGAAGCCTCGCTGCCGGTGGTGTGGCAACTGTGA
- a CDS encoding amidohydrolase, translating to MTGAETVPGIVDAHHHVWDLSVRDQDWISGDELAPLRRDFTLADVAPEARAAGVTATVLVQTITVPEETPEFLALAADSDLVAGIVDWTDLTAPDVAETLAELRAGPGGEHLVGLRHQVQGEPDPRWLVRPEVLRGLSAVADAGLVYDLLVKPHQLAAAVEAAQRLPGLTFVLDHLGKPPIASGELAPWAQQIRRLAALPNTVCKLSGMVTEADWGSWTIAALTPYADTVLDAFGPERLMFGSDWPVCRLAATYAEVIAVARELTAGLGPAERHDVFTGTAVRTYDLPVTARPAPPQETPCA from the coding sequence GTGACCGGAGCGGAGACCGTGCCCGGCATCGTGGACGCCCACCACCATGTGTGGGACCTGTCCGTCCGCGACCAGGACTGGATCAGCGGGGACGAACTCGCCCCGCTACGACGCGACTTCACCCTCGCCGACGTGGCACCGGAGGCCCGCGCGGCCGGTGTCACCGCCACCGTGCTGGTACAGACGATCACCGTGCCGGAGGAGACCCCGGAATTCCTTGCTCTGGCCGCTGACAGCGACCTGGTCGCCGGGATCGTCGACTGGACCGACCTGACCGCCCCCGACGTCGCCGAGACCCTCGCGGAGCTGCGCGCGGGCCCCGGCGGGGAGCACCTGGTGGGCCTCCGCCATCAGGTGCAGGGCGAGCCGGACCCGCGCTGGCTCGTACGCCCCGAGGTACTGCGCGGCCTTTCCGCCGTCGCCGATGCGGGACTCGTCTACGACCTCCTGGTGAAGCCCCACCAACTCGCGGCGGCCGTCGAGGCCGCACAGCGCCTCCCCGGCCTCACCTTCGTCCTCGACCACCTCGGCAAACCGCCCATCGCGTCCGGTGAACTCGCCCCCTGGGCGCAGCAGATCCGGCGCCTCGCCGCACTCCCCAACACCGTCTGCAAACTCTCCGGCATGGTCACGGAAGCCGACTGGGGCTCGTGGACCATCGCGGCCCTCACGCCGTACGCCGACACCGTGCTCGACGCCTTCGGACCCGAGCGGCTGATGTTCGGCTCCGACTGGCCCGTCTGCCGGCTCGCCGCCACGTACGCCGAAGTGATCGCCGTTGCACGCGAGTTGACGGCCGGGCTCGGGCCGGCCGAGCGTCACGACGTCTTCACCGGCACGGCCGTGCGGACCTACGACCTGCCCGTCACCGCACGGCCGGCCCCGCCCCAGGAAACCCCATGCGCATAG
- a CDS encoding lactate utilization protein C: MAMNGRETVLSAIKGALSGVPDSERPEDAPPSRGRRADHAGPDVVGLFAERAAEDRATVVRVPPADAAAAVGRALARTGARSLVVPPGLPEGLVPEGPWSPLTDVPPLTVGQLDAADAVVTTVATAIAVTGTLTLDHGPGQGRRGLTLLPDQHICVVRADQISPDVPEALRVLDPYRPLTLISGPSATSDIELDRVEGVHGPRALDIVVVGDV, encoded by the coding sequence ATGGCGATGAACGGCCGCGAGACCGTCCTGAGCGCGATCAAGGGAGCGCTGTCCGGCGTACCGGACTCCGAGCGCCCCGAAGACGCCCCTCCATCGCGGGGTCGCCGTGCCGACCACGCGGGACCGGACGTCGTCGGGCTGTTCGCCGAGCGTGCCGCCGAGGACCGCGCCACGGTGGTCCGTGTTCCGCCGGCCGATGCCGCGGCGGCGGTCGGTCGCGCGCTGGCCCGCACCGGGGCACGGTCCCTGGTGGTGCCGCCCGGGCTTCCCGAGGGCCTGGTCCCGGAGGGCCCCTGGTCCCCGCTGACGGACGTCCCGCCGCTGACCGTCGGACAACTCGACGCGGCGGACGCCGTGGTCACCACCGTCGCCACCGCCATCGCCGTCACCGGCACCTTGACCCTCGACCACGGTCCGGGCCAGGGGCGGCGGGGCCTGACCCTGCTTCCGGACCAGCACATCTGCGTGGTCCGGGCGGACCAGATCTCGCCCGATGTGCCCGAGGCACTGCGCGTGCTCGATCCCTACCGCCCGCTGACGCTGATCTCCGGCCCCTCGGCCACCAGCGACATCGAACTGGACCGTGTCGAGGGCGTGCACGGGCCCAGGGCCCTGGACATCGTCGTGGTGGGGGACGTGTAG
- a CDS encoding RICIN domain-containing protein, producing the protein MSVSVNTSDVRGSYGNTGSDGTPIIQWTANGGTPQQWTVTDLGHGYYKLVCVRSGKALDDNNSTADSAVMVQRTDNGSRQQQWAVTALGNGAFRLINRHSGKALDNANNAADNTQMIQWTPNGGAPQQWNMTKVG; encoded by the coding sequence GTGTCTGTGTCTGTTAATACATCCGATGTCCGTGGGAGTTACGGAAACACCGGCAGCGACGGCACCCCGATCATCCAGTGGACCGCCAACGGTGGCACGCCGCAGCAGTGGACGGTCACCGACCTGGGCCACGGCTACTACAAGCTGGTCTGCGTGCGCAGCGGCAAGGCCCTCGACGACAACAACAGCACCGCCGACAGCGCGGTGATGGTGCAGCGGACCGACAACGGCAGTCGTCAGCAGCAGTGGGCCGTCACCGCGCTGGGCAACGGCGCGTTCCGGCTCATCAACCGGCACAGCGGAAAGGCGCTGGACAACGCCAACAACGCCGCGGACAACACCCAGATGATCCAGTGGACCCCCAACGGCGGCGCCCCGCAGCAGTGGAACATGACCAAGGTCGGCTGA
- a CDS encoding expansin EXLX1 family cellulose-binding protein, with translation MQETRRAARQRRHRRRLMVGTTAGLVVTGLLVCLVMTMQSDREEDAGRAPATAVANSEETLPPTSPGQKSSTPSPSPSSPTPSAGATTPQASPTPSASPSSAAPRTAPATPSLAGRIRPQGTYQGVATVYKAGVGDGACSYGPSGDMMIAAMNTTDYETSAACGAYVLVRAANGNSVTVRITNECPLPCAPGQLDLSEQAFAELAPVSTGRIAITWSLLSPDTAGTISIRYKTGSSPYWCGIQAIGHRNPLARLEVRTGGGWRQLARTDYNYFLSPDGSGCGGAIRLTDIYGERLTLNGIALRPEAVQSTGVQFARH, from the coding sequence ATGCAAGAGACACGCCGGGCCGCGCGGCAGCGCAGGCACAGACGCCGGCTGATGGTGGGCACCACCGCGGGGCTGGTCGTCACAGGTCTTCTCGTCTGCCTGGTCATGACGATGCAATCCGACCGCGAGGAGGATGCCGGGCGGGCCCCGGCCACGGCCGTCGCCAACTCCGAGGAAACTCTCCCGCCGACATCGCCGGGGCAGAAGTCCTCCACACCCTCTCCGTCCCCCTCCTCCCCGACCCCGTCGGCCGGCGCCACGACCCCGCAGGCTTCACCGACCCCGTCGGCGTCGCCGTCATCGGCTGCTCCGCGGACGGCTCCTGCCACGCCATCCCTGGCCGGACGGATCCGGCCCCAGGGCACCTACCAGGGAGTCGCCACCGTCTACAAGGCCGGGGTCGGGGACGGCGCCTGCTCGTACGGTCCGAGCGGCGACATGATGATCGCGGCGATGAACACCACCGACTACGAGACGTCCGCGGCCTGTGGGGCCTACGTGCTCGTCCGCGCGGCGAACGGCAACTCCGTCACCGTCCGGATCACCAACGAATGCCCGCTGCCCTGTGCACCGGGGCAACTCGACCTCAGCGAACAGGCCTTCGCCGAACTGGCCCCCGTCTCGACGGGCCGGATCGCGATCACCTGGAGCCTGCTGAGCCCCGACACGGCGGGCACGATCTCGATCCGCTACAAGACCGGCTCCAGCCCCTACTGGTGCGGCATTCAGGCGATAGGCCACCGCAACCCGCTCGCTCGGCTGGAGGTCCGCACCGGCGGCGGCTGGCGCCAACTGGCCCGCACCGACTACAACTACTTCCTCTCGCCCGACGGTAGCGGGTGCGGCGGTGCGATCAGGCTCACCGACATCTACGGAGAACGACTGACGCTCAACGGGATCGCTTTGCGGCCGGAGGCGGTGCAGTCGACGGGGGTCCAGTTCGCCCGGCACTGA
- a CDS encoding glycoside hydrolase family 48 protein: MGSHSLLAKAYDSLGASAESTPVGITVAADPAVVASTTQLAVQQGKSATYDVKLSTQPSANVTVTTARTGGNTGLSVTGGASLTFTPSNWSTAQKVTLTADSSGTGAATFESTAPGHGKAAVTVTQIAASKAYGARFLELYGKITNPANGYFSPEGIPYHSVETLIVEAPDHGHETTSEAYSYLLWLQAMYGKITSDWTKFNGAWEIMEKYMIPTHADQPTNSFYTASKPATYGPEEDTPQQYPTALDPSVPVSSDPLAGELKSAYNTDDVYGMHWIQDVDNTYGFGNTPGGKCEAGPTETGPSYVNTFQRGPQESVWETVPQPTCDASKYGGKNGYLDLFTGDKSYAKQCKYTTAPDADARAVQAAYWADLWAKQQGKGSAVSGTVAKAAKMGDYLRYAMYDKYFKKIGNCVGPSSCPAGTGKDASHYLMSWYYAWGGSTDTSGGWAWRIGSNFAHSGYQNPLATYALSAHADLKPKSSTGAADWSKSLQRQMEFYRWLRSDEGAIAGGSTNSWAGRYATPPAGKSTFYGMYYDQQPVYHDPPSNQWFGFQAWSMERVAEYYQQTGNAAAKAVLDKWVKWALSKTTINPDGTYQIPSTLQWSGQPDTWNPSSPGANSGLHVTVADYTNDVGVAAAYAKTLTYYGAKSGDAKAKSTAKALLDGMWSNYQDSLGVAVPETRSDYSRFDDSVYVPSGWTGKTPNGETIDSSSLSYNYVNDAAYNASYDIWLDPTPRTDGVNRTEIMIWLNKVGPIQPIGSPVGNAGVGGRDWQVWSGSNGMNDVLSFVAPSAITSWSFDVMDFVRQTVSRGLAQNNWYMTSVQAGFEPWQNGAGLGVNSFSSTVNTGSSGDPGGPGGPGDPGGSTACKVAYGANSWQGGFTAAVTITNTGSSRVSGWKLAFTLPSGQQITNAWNANMSGSSGAVTASNMAHNAEIAAGGQVTFGFQGTSSGAFARASGFSLNGTACTTV; this comes from the coding sequence GTGGGCAGTCATTCCCTGCTGGCGAAGGCGTACGACAGCCTGGGCGCGTCTGCGGAGTCCACCCCGGTCGGCATCACGGTCGCCGCGGACCCCGCCGTGGTGGCCTCGACCACCCAACTCGCCGTCCAGCAGGGCAAGTCGGCGACGTACGACGTGAAACTCTCGACCCAGCCCTCGGCCAACGTGACCGTGACGACCGCTCGGACCGGCGGCAACACGGGGCTGTCCGTGACCGGCGGGGCGTCGCTCACCTTCACCCCGTCGAACTGGAGCACCGCCCAGAAGGTGACCCTCACTGCGGACTCCTCCGGCACGGGGGCGGCGACCTTCGAGTCGACAGCTCCTGGGCACGGCAAGGCAGCGGTGACGGTCACCCAGATCGCGGCGTCCAAGGCCTACGGCGCCCGCTTCCTGGAGCTCTACGGCAAGATCACCAACCCGGCGAACGGCTACTTCTCCCCCGAGGGCATCCCCTACCACTCGGTCGAGACGCTGATCGTCGAGGCGCCGGACCACGGCCACGAGACCACGTCGGAGGCCTACAGCTATCTGCTCTGGCTCCAGGCCATGTACGGGAAGATCACCAGCGACTGGACCAAGTTCAACGGCGCCTGGGAGATCATGGAGAAGTACATGATCCCCACCCACGCCGACCAGCCGACCAACTCGTTCTACACCGCCTCCAAGCCGGCGACCTACGGGCCGGAGGAGGATACGCCGCAGCAGTATCCGACGGCGCTCGACCCGTCCGTGCCCGTCAGTTCGGACCCGCTCGCCGGTGAGCTGAAGTCGGCCTACAACACGGACGACGTCTACGGCATGCACTGGATCCAGGACGTCGACAACACCTACGGTTTCGGCAACACCCCAGGCGGCAAGTGCGAGGCCGGCCCGACGGAGACCGGACCGTCGTACGTGAACACCTTCCAGCGCGGCCCGCAGGAGTCGGTGTGGGAGACGGTGCCGCAGCCGACCTGCGACGCCTCCAAGTACGGCGGGAAGAACGGCTACCTGGACCTGTTCACCGGGGACAAGTCGTACGCCAAGCAGTGCAAGTACACCACCGCCCCGGACGCCGACGCACGCGCGGTGCAGGCCGCGTACTGGGCGGACCTGTGGGCGAAGCAGCAGGGCAAGGGCTCGGCGGTGTCGGGCACGGTCGCCAAGGCGGCCAAGATGGGCGACTACCTGCGCTACGCAATGTACGACAAGTACTTCAAGAAGATCGGCAACTGCGTGGGGCCCTCGTCCTGCCCGGCCGGTACCGGCAAGGACGCCTCTCACTACCTGATGTCCTGGTACTACGCCTGGGGCGGCTCCACCGACACCAGTGGGGGCTGGGCCTGGCGCATCGGATCCAACTTCGCCCACAGCGGCTACCAGAACCCGCTGGCCACATACGCGCTCAGCGCCCACGCCGACCTGAAGCCCAAGTCGTCGACCGGCGCGGCCGACTGGAGCAAGTCGCTCCAGCGGCAGATGGAGTTCTACCGCTGGCTGCGGTCGGACGAGGGCGCGATCGCCGGCGGCTCGACCAACAGCTGGGCGGGCCGCTACGCGACCCCGCCGGCCGGGAAGTCCACGTTCTACGGCATGTACTACGACCAGCAGCCGGTCTACCACGACCCGCCGTCCAACCAGTGGTTCGGCTTCCAGGCGTGGTCCATGGAGCGGGTCGCCGAGTACTACCAGCAGACCGGGAACGCCGCCGCGAAGGCGGTCCTCGACAAGTGGGTCAAGTGGGCGCTGTCCAAGACCACGATCAACCCGGACGGCACCTACCAGATCCCCTCCACTCTCCAGTGGTCGGGCCAGCCCGACACCTGGAACCCGTCAAGTCCCGGCGCCAACAGCGGACTTCACGTCACCGTCGCCGACTACACCAACGACGTCGGCGTGGCGGCCGCGTACGCCAAGACGCTCACGTACTACGGCGCCAAGTCCGGTGACGCGAAGGCGAAGTCCACGGCGAAGGCGCTGCTGGACGGCATGTGGAGCAACTACCAGGACAGCCTCGGTGTCGCTGTTCCGGAGACCCGCAGCGACTACAGCCGGTTCGACGACAGCGTTTACGTGCCGAGCGGCTGGACGGGCAAGACGCCGAACGGCGAGACCATCGACTCGTCCTCGCTCTCCTACAACTATGTGAACGACGCGGCGTACAACGCCTCGTACGACATCTGGCTCGACCCCACGCCCCGCACCGACGGCGTGAACCGGACCGAGATCATGATCTGGCTCAACAAGGTCGGACCGATCCAGCCCATCGGCTCCCCGGTCGGCAACGCCGGCGTGGGCGGGCGCGACTGGCAGGTGTGGTCCGGCAGCAACGGCATGAACGACGTGCTGTCGTTCGTCGCTCCCTCGGCGATCACCAGTTGGTCCTTCGACGTCATGGACTTCGTCCGCCAGACCGTCTCCCGGGGACTCGCGCAGAACAACTGGTACATGACGAGTGTTCAGGCGGGGTTCGAGCCCTGGCAGAACGGTGCGGGCCTCGGCGTGAACTCGTTCTCCTCCACCGTCAACACGGGCTCCTCCGGTGACCCGGGCGGTCCGGGCGGTCCGGGTGACCCCGGCGGTTCCACGGCCTGCAAGGTGGCGTACGGGGCGAACTCCTGGCAGGGCGGCTTCACCGCCGCCGTCACCATCACCAACACCGGTTCCTCCCGCGTCAGCGGCTGGAAGCTCGCGTTCACCCTCCCCTCCGGGCAGCAGATCACCAATGCCTGGAACGCGAACATGTCCGGGTCGTCGGGAGCCGTCACAGCGAGCAACATGGCCCACAACGCGGAGATAGCCGCCGGCGGCCAAGTGACCTTCGGGTTCCAGGGCACCTCAAGCGGCGCCTTCGCCAGGGCCTCGGGCTTCAGCCTGAACGGCACCGCCTGCACCACCGTGTGA
- a CDS encoding glyoxalase has protein sequence MTSIASVTLEVADPAAADRFYTTAFELGSQVRLRASETPSTGFRGFTLSLVVSQPANVNALIDAAVEAGAATLKPAGKSLWGYGGVVQAPDGTIWQVASSSKKDTGPATRQFDELVLLLGVEDVKASKQFYVEHGLTVAKSFGGKYVEFATGSDPVKLALYKRRGLAKVAGVSADGTGSHRLTIGSDAEPFTDPDGFAWTTASETASL, from the coding sequence ATGACTTCCATCGCATCCGTCACTCTTGAGGTGGCCGACCCCGCAGCCGCCGACCGCTTCTACACCACCGCGTTCGAGCTGGGCAGCCAGGTACGCCTGCGGGCGTCGGAGACACCGTCGACCGGCTTCCGCGGCTTTACGCTGTCGCTCGTGGTGTCCCAGCCGGCCAACGTCAACGCCCTCATCGACGCAGCCGTCGAGGCCGGTGCCGCGACGCTGAAGCCCGCCGGCAAGTCGCTCTGGGGCTATGGAGGCGTCGTACAGGCTCCCGACGGGACGATCTGGCAGGTCGCGTCGTCGTCGAAGAAGGACACCGGCCCGGCCACCCGGCAGTTCGACGAGCTCGTGCTCCTGCTCGGCGTCGAGGACGTGAAGGCCAGCAAGCAGTTCTACGTCGAGCACGGCCTCACCGTGGCGAAGAGCTTCGGCGGCAAGTACGTCGAGTTCGCCACCGGGTCCGATCCCGTCAAGCTCGCGCTGTACAAGCGCCGTGGCCTGGCCAAGGTCGCCGGCGTCTCTGCCGACGGCACCGGGTCGCACCGGCTCACGATCGGCAGCGACGCCGAGCCGTTCACCGACCCGGACGGCTTCGCGTGGACCACCGCGTCGGAGACCGCCTCGCTGTGA
- a CDS encoding phosphotransferase family protein: MEAATAASVGQLLGNLHAASAGDATLAEEFDTDDNFHALRIEPYLLATAAAHPDLSDILQGLADRTADTHLALVHGDVSPKNILVGTSGPVLLDAECAWYGDPAFDLAFCLNHLLLKSLVVPGHRADLLGSARVLVEEYVRCVDWEPVPVLEARAASLLPALLLARVDGKSPVEYLTDDLHRQFVRTVASGLLRTPALTMADVLDVWATALKSPTEPGSRIRD; the protein is encoded by the coding sequence GTGGAGGCGGCGACCGCCGCGTCCGTCGGACAACTGCTCGGCAACCTGCACGCGGCGAGCGCCGGCGATGCCACCCTCGCCGAGGAGTTCGACACCGACGACAACTTCCACGCGCTGCGCATCGAGCCGTACCTGCTGGCCACCGCCGCCGCACACCCCGATCTCAGCGACATCCTCCAGGGCCTCGCCGACCGCACGGCCGACACACACCTGGCCCTGGTGCACGGCGACGTCAGCCCCAAGAACATCCTCGTCGGCACCTCGGGGCCTGTGCTGCTGGACGCCGAGTGCGCCTGGTACGGAGACCCGGCCTTCGATCTGGCCTTCTGCCTCAACCACCTGCTCCTCAAGAGCCTCGTCGTACCCGGCCACCGAGCCGACCTCCTCGGCTCGGCCCGGGTGCTGGTCGAGGAGTACGTCCGGTGCGTCGACTGGGAGCCCGTGCCCGTCCTCGAGGCGAGGGCCGCATCACTGCTGCCGGCTCTGCTGCTGGCGCGCGTGGACGGCAAGTCCCCGGTGGAGTACCTCACGGATGACCTGCACCGGCAGTTCGTGCGGACAGTGGCGTCGGGCTTGCTCCGGACACCTGCCCTCACGATGGCGGACGTCCTCGACGTTTGGGCGACCGCGCTCAAGTCCCCGACCGAACCCGGCAGTCGCATACGCGACTGA
- a CDS encoding cupin domain-containing protein has product MRRVVTGHDENGKSVVVSDGPVPRSREFTSLPGWVSRLPWATEPGEQVSRTGEDPTPKVTSLLPAPGGTRFIVLTFPPDAAMADPAFDPVAFDREQRADSPGIAELIGPDGMHTTPTVDYGIVLQGEIVLELDDGHRTRLSAGDIVIQNGTRHAWRNHGDQPVTMAFVLVGAERGR; this is encoded by the coding sequence ATGCGCAGAGTCGTCACCGGCCATGACGAGAACGGGAAGTCTGTCGTCGTCAGCGACGGCCCCGTGCCGCGCAGCCGGGAGTTCACCAGCCTGCCGGGCTGGGTGTCCCGCCTGCCATGGGCCACCGAACCCGGCGAGCAGGTCAGCCGGACCGGGGAGGACCCCACGCCGAAGGTCACCAGCCTGCTCCCGGCGCCCGGCGGAACACGATTCATCGTCCTGACCTTCCCGCCGGACGCCGCGATGGCCGACCCGGCTTTCGACCCCGTCGCCTTCGACCGCGAACAGCGGGCCGATTCGCCCGGCATCGCCGAACTCATCGGACCCGACGGCATGCACACCACGCCTACCGTCGACTACGGCATCGTGCTGCAGGGCGAGATCGTCCTCGAACTCGACGACGGCCACCGCACCCGGCTCTCGGCAGGGGACATCGTGATCCAGAACGGCACCCGCCACGCCTGGCGCAATCACGGCGACCAACCGGTCACGATGGCCTTCGTTCTCGTCGGCGCGGAACGTGGCCGCTGA
- a CDS encoding SMI1/KNR4 family protein, with amino-acid sequence MSSNDDQIAQAERHFGVRLPEDYRHFLANEASMARFVPPADDFLMINAIAEIIEVNEAGDFQERVLLDVSAQDWSSAIHQATSFSALLEQFPETGWKWDDAEPSPY; translated from the coding sequence ATGAGTTCGAACGACGACCAGATCGCGCAGGCCGAGCGCCACTTCGGAGTCCGTCTTCCCGAGGACTACCGACACTTCCTGGCCAACGAAGCGAGCATGGCCCGGTTCGTTCCTCCGGCGGACGACTTCCTGATGATCAATGCCATTGCGGAGATCATCGAAGTCAACGAGGCAGGCGACTTCCAGGAACGCGTCCTGCTCGACGTCTCCGCTCAGGACTGGTCGTCCGCCATCCACCAGGCAACTTCGTTCTCCGCCCTGCTCGAGCAGTTTCCCGAAACCGGATGGAAATGGGACGACGCTGAGCCCTCGCCCTACTGA
- a CDS encoding NAD(P)H-binding protein translates to MAWNGVVGRQVMNLLLQESTAITAVTRGPGSAALPDDVQAVSGDLFRPQWIEAALEGVEALQISPRATGPGLGELLRLAVRQGVQRVVLLSATTVEHPAGEARFAAQFQHAEDLVSSSGLDWTVLRLADFAANALAWAPQIRSGDVVRGAYGRAATSPIHETDIAAVAARALRGGVPPGSIHTLTAPQSLDQVEKVHLIGAALGRALSFRNSRRSTYARACSRKGCPRRSPTACSAPWPTTPTAPDPPPALWKNCWADPRAPSPTGHATTHPPSAADAPPIPTTPHSPHTKTGSPPMNLALWIAAGLLTAVALAGGISKTFIPKARLAAQHGGEWTQDASTGFIKTLGVLELLAAIGLTLPAVLDIAPVMVPVTAACWIALMVGAMITHGRLGQSRLVLLNTVYLALAIFIAWGRFGPWSFSS, encoded by the coding sequence ATGGCATGGAACGGCGTCGTAGGGCGTCAGGTGATGAACCTGCTGCTGCAGGAGAGCACGGCCATCACTGCGGTCACGCGCGGTCCCGGCTCGGCCGCGCTCCCGGATGACGTCCAAGCCGTCAGCGGCGACCTGTTTCGCCCCCAGTGGATCGAGGCGGCGCTGGAAGGAGTGGAGGCCCTGCAGATCAGCCCGCGCGCCACCGGCCCGGGACTTGGCGAACTCCTGCGGCTCGCCGTCCGGCAGGGCGTGCAGCGTGTGGTGCTGCTGTCGGCCACCACCGTGGAGCATCCCGCGGGGGAAGCCCGCTTCGCCGCGCAGTTCCAGCACGCCGAGGACCTCGTCAGCAGCTCCGGCCTGGACTGGACGGTCCTGCGCCTGGCCGACTTCGCGGCCAATGCACTGGCCTGGGCGCCGCAGATCAGATCCGGTGACGTGGTGCGCGGCGCGTACGGCCGAGCCGCGACCTCGCCCATTCACGAAACCGACATCGCGGCGGTCGCCGCACGCGCCCTCCGCGGCGGCGTTCCCCCGGGGTCGATCCACACGCTGACCGCGCCACAGTCACTGGACCAGGTTGAGAAGGTGCACCTCATCGGCGCCGCCCTCGGCCGGGCACTGTCCTTCAGGAACTCCCGCCGGAGCACATACGCCAGGGCATGCTCGCGCAAGGGCTGCCCGAGGAGGTCCCCGACCGCCTGCTCGGCTCCCTGGCCGACTACGCCCACCGCCCCGGACCCACCACCAGCGCTGTGGAAGAACTGCTGGGCCGACCCGCGCGCACCTTCGCCGACTGGGCACGCGACAACGCACCCGCCTTCGGCGGCTGATGCGCCGCCGATACCCACGACACCGCACTCACCTCACACAAAAACTGGGAGTCCACCCATGAACCTCGCTCTTTGGATCGCCGCCGGACTGCTGACCGCGGTCGCCCTGGCCGGCGGCATCAGCAAGACCTTCATCCCCAAGGCGAGACTGGCCGCGCAGCACGGCGGGGAATGGACGCAGGACGCAAGCACCGGCTTCATCAAGACCCTCGGGGTCCTCGAACTCCTGGCCGCGATCGGCCTGACCCTGCCAGCCGTGCTCGACATCGCACCGGTCATGGTGCCGGTGACGGCCGCCTGCTGGATCGCCCTCATGGTCGGCGCCATGATCACCCACGGCCGCCTCGGTCAGTCCAGACTGGTGCTCCTGAACACGGTCTATCTCGCGCTCGCCATCTTCATCGCGTGGGGTCGCTTCGGCCCTTGGTCCTTCAGCAGCTGA